A single window of Ammospiza caudacuta isolate bAmmCau1 chromosome 12, bAmmCau1.pri, whole genome shotgun sequence DNA harbors:
- the BHLHE40 gene encoding class E basic helix-loop-helix protein 40, which yields MERIPSAQPPPGCLGKLPALESGDLPGLDFAHMYQVYKPRRGLKRSEDNKETYKLPHRLIEKKRRDRINECIAQLKDLLPEHLKLTTLGHLEKAVVLELTLKHVKALTNLIEQQQQKIIALQNGLQAGDLSSRNLDSSQEMFRSGFQMCAKEMLQYLAKHENGKELKSSQLVSHLHRMASEVLQGGAARKPGDIPPKMLDLKEKPAPLGAAGEGHGKNCVPVIQRTFAHSSGEQSGSDTDTDSGYGGELDKSDSKSEQPYFKRDTDLKYAVQERISSIKQETEDPPAKRSRLESPQDEGPFGSDMMGPASGFLGPHAHQPPLCLPFYLIPPSATAYLPMLEKCWYPASVPVLYPSLPASAAALTGFMNPDKISPPLLMPQRLPSPVPAHSPIDSSALLQALKQIPPLNLETKD from the exons ATGGAGCGCATCCCCAGCGCGCAGCCCCCGCCCGGCTGCCTGGGCAAGCTGCCCGCCCTGGAGAGCGGAGACCTGCCCGG GCTGGACTTCGCGCACATGTACCAGGTGTACAAGCCCCGGAGGGGATTAAAGAGGAGCGAGGACAACAAG gaGACCTACAAGCTGCCGCACCGGCTGATCGAGAAGAAGAGGCGCGACAGGATCAACGAGTGCATCGCGCAGCTGAAGGACCTGCTGCCCGAGCACCTCAAGCTGACG acTCTAGGTCACCTGGAGAAGGCTGTGGTTCTGGAGCTCACCTTGAAGCACGTGAAGGCACTGACCAATCTCAtcgagcagcagcagcagaagatcATCGCTCTGCAGAACGGTTTGCAGGCGG GTGACCTGTCATCGAGAAACCTCGATTCCAGCCAGGAAATGTTTCGATCCGGTTTCCAGATGTGTGCCAAGGAAATGCTGCAATACCTGGCAAAGCACGAGAACGGCAAGGAGCTGAAGTCGTCGCAGCTGGTCAGCCACCTGCACCGGATGGCCAGCGAGGTGCTGCAGGGCGGGGCGGCCCGCAAGCCCGGGGACATCCCTCCCAAAATGCTGGACCTGAAGGAGAAGCCGGCGCCGCTGGGCGCGGCGGGCGAGGGCCACGGGAAGAACTGCGTGCCCGTGATCCAGCGGACATTCGCTCACTCCAGCGGGGAGCAGAGCGGCAGCGACACGGACACGGACAGCGGGTACGGGGGAGAGCTGGACAAAAGCGACTCCAAATCGGAACAGCCCTATTTCAAACGGGATACCGACCTCAAGTACGCTGTCCAGGAGAGAATAAGCTCTATTAAGCAAGAGACTGAGGACCCGCCGGCCAAAAGGAGCAGGCTGGAGTCGCCGCAGGACGAGGGCCCTTTTGGCAGTGACATGATGGGCCCTGCCAGCGGCTTCCTGGGCCCCCACGCTCACCAGCCTCCCCTGTGCCTGCCTTTCTACCTGATCCCGCCGTCCGCCACCGCCTACCTGCCCATGCTGGAGAAGTGCTGGTACCCGGCCTCGGTTCCCGTGCTGTACCCCAGCCTGCCGGCCTCTGCCGCAGCTCTGACGGGCTTCATGAACCCCGACAAAATCTCCCCCCCTCTGCTGATGCCCCAGAGACTCCCTTCTCCTGTACCGGCCCATTCCCCCATCGACTCCTCGGCTCTGCTTCAAGCTTTGAAGCAGATTCCTCCTTTGAACTTGGAAACCAAAGACTGA
- the ARL8B gene encoding ADP-ribosylation factor-like protein 8B, with protein sequence MLALLSRLLDWFRSLFWKEEMELTLVGLQYSGKTTFVNVIASGQFSEDMIPTVGFNMRKVTKGNVTIKIWDIGGQPRFRSMWERYCRGVNAIVYMVDAADRDKIEASRNELHNLLDKPQLQGIPVLVLGNKRDLPNALDEKQLIEKMNLAAIQDREICCYSISCKEKDNIDITLQWLIQHSKSRRS encoded by the exons ATGCTGGCGCTGCTGTCCCGGCTGCTCGACTGGTTCCGCTCGCTCTTCTggaaggaggagatggagctgaCCCTGGTGGGGCTGCAGTACTCGGGCAAGACCACCTTCGTCAACGTCATCGCG tcAGGTCAATTCAGTGAAGATATGATTCCTACTGTGGGCTTCAACATGAGGAAGGTTACAAAGGGTAATGTTACAATAAAG ATTTGGGATATAGGCGGGCAGCCCCGATTCCGGAGCATGTGGGAGCGATATTGCAGAGGAGTTAATGCTATTGT CTACATGGTAGATGCTGCAGATCGTGACAAAATAGAAGCCTCTCGGAATGAGCTGCACAATCTTCTAGATAAGCCCCAGCTACAAGGAATCCCT GTTCTAGTACTTGGAAATAAGAGAGACCTTCCTAATGCTTTGGATGAGAAACAGCTAATTGAAAAGAT GAATCTTGCTGCTATTCAGGACAGAGAAATATGCTGCTACTCAATTTCTTGCAAAGAGAAAGATAATATAG ATATCACGCTTCAGTGGCTTATTCAGCATTCAAAATCTAGAAGAAGCTGA